A segment of the Bradyrhizobium sp. CCBAU 53340 genome:
ACGCCGACGATGTCGGCAATGCCCGAGGACACGCCGAGCTCGACCAGCCATTGCGTCAGCCGTTGCCCGAGCGTGGCGCCCGAAAATGCGCCCGAGAGCACGCCGACCAGTGTGATGCCGATCTGCACCGTCGAGAGGAATTTTCCGGGATCGGCGGCCAGCATCAGCGCGCGCTCCGCGCCACGCACGCCCTTGGCGGCCAGCAGCGACAGCCGGGCCGGGCGCGACGAGACCACGGCGAGCTCCGACATGGACAAAAGGCCGTTGATGACGATCAGGACGACGACGATGACGAGTTCGACGGAGAGCATTGACGTTCCGGGATAAGCGAGTATGGCCGCGGATCGCAGCACCCGCATTGATATAGGTATTTTGCGAGGAAGTGCCGCTAATCCTGTCGCATCGCCATCGCAAGGGAACCTGGGCTCCGGCGGGAGGGACCCGCGGCGTCCTGACACTCCGCGGAACTACGGACCGTTGCTTAACGGGCTCTTAGTGGCCGCCAGTTAGGTTTTCCGACAATTTGCAGAAGTGTAGTCGGGGACCTGAGGATGCGGATTGGGAAGCTTTTTGCGCTGTCGATGCTGACGGTGACGGTTTTCGCCGTCGTGCTTGGCGCGGAGGTGCTGATACCCCAGACGCGCATCTTCATCGACCGCTCCGACGCGATCAAGAGGGTCGATGCGTTCGGCGCCATCCTGATGGTCAGCCAGCAGGTCGCCGGCCTTCGCGCCCCCTATATTTCCCCCATCTTTCAGGAGGGAGCGGCGACGCAGGCTCAGACCGATGCTGCCACCAAGGCCTCGAAAGCGGCCGAAGCCTCGTTCGAGAGCGCAAGGCGCACCCTCATGGTGCTGGACGACGGCGCGGTGATGGCCGAAAACCTCGACCGTGCCGCACGGCGGCTGAAGGAAGTCTCCACGGCTGCAGATCGTGCGATGAGCGTTCCTCTCGCCACGCGCGACAGCGCAGTCATCAAGGGGTTCCTGCCTGGTGTTGCCGAAGTCATCGCCAACATCGAACCGATCATGAACCGGCTGGAGGGAAAGGTCGTCAATGGCGATTCCTCGCTTGCGGCGCTCCTGAGCCTGGCGCGAACGGCGCAGGATCTCCGCGTCTCGGCCGGAAGCCGCGCCGCTACGTTGTCGCCGGCGCTGAGCGCACGGCGTCCGCTGGTGCCGGCTGAATTTTCGCTGATGGATCGCATGCAAGGGCGTGTGGAGGCCGATCGCGAACGCATCGCGGCCGGCATCGAGCAGCTCGGTCATCCGCCGCGCATCGCCGCCGCGTTCAAGGCGGCGACGGACTCCTACTTTGGAAAAGCCGCGCTCATCGTCGACAAAGAGATGCCCGCGGCGCGCGCCGACGGCAAGTACGACGTCACGGCCGATGAGTTGGCGACCGTGATCGTGCCCGCCATCCAGATGTTCTATGGCGTGCGCGACGCCGCGCTGGCGGAAGCGTCCGAGCGCGCCTCGGCCGCGCGTGATGGTGCGCTGGCGATGCTCGCGCTCGCGGGTGTTGCCGTGCTGGCGCTGCTCGGCACGCTCGGCGGCGTGACCATGATGCTACGCCGCCGCGTTGTGACGCCGCTGGCAAGACTCGCGGACGTGATCGGCACGCTCGCCGCCGGCCAGCACGAGGTCGAGATTCCGGCAACGGGCCGTGACGACGAGATTGGCCAGGTCGCCGGCTCGCTGCAGCATTTCAAGGATTCGCTGCTCGCCCAGAAATCCGCCGATGCAGCGGCCACGATCGAGGCCGAGGCGAAGCTCAAGCGCAGCCAGCGCATGGACCAGATCGCGCGCGAATTCGAGGCCATGATCGGCGACGTCATCAATACCGTGTCGTCGGCGTCCTCGGAACTGGAGGTCTCGGCGGGGACGCTGACGAGCGCCGCCGATCAATCGGAAAAGGTCACTGCGACCGTTGCGGCCGCCTCCGAACAGGCGTCCACCAACGTACAGACCGTCGCCGCGGCGGCGGAGGAAATGGCGTCCTCGGTCGACGAGATCAGCCGCCAGGTCCAGGACTCCGCGCGCATCGCCAACGAGGCGGTGCAGCAGGCGGGGCGGACCAACGATCATGTCGGCGAGCTCGCCAAGGCTGCCGGGCGGATCGGAGACGTCGTCGAGCTCATCAGCCAGATCGCGGGCCAGACCAATCTTCTGGCGTTGAACGCCACCATCGAGGCGGCGCGCGCCGGTGAGGCGGGCCGCGGCTTCGCCGTCGTCGCCTCCGAGGTCAAGGCGCTTGCCGAGCAGACCGCCAAGGCCACCGGCGAGATCAGCCAGCAGATTGCGGGAATCCAGTCGGCGACGGAAGAGTCCGTCGGCGCCATCAAGGCGATCGGCGACACCATCACCCGCATGTCCGAGATTGCCTCTGCGATCGCTTCGGCGGTCGAGGAGCAGGGTGCGGCGACGCGGGAGATTTCCCGCAACGTGCAGCAGGCGGCGCGCGGCACTCAGCAGGTTTCCGCCAGCATCGTCGACGTGCAGCACGGCGCGAGCCAGACCGGATCGGCTTCTGCCAACGTGCTGGCGTCAGCCAAATCGCTGTCCGGCGAAAGCACCCGGCTCAAGGCCGAAGTCGGCAAATTCCTGGACGCGATCCGCGCTGCATAGGGGACCGCGCTCAGAATTCGCCGTGCAGGCGCCCTGAGAAAACCGACACCGGCCCGCGATCGGCGTTGTAGGCGGGATTGACGATGAGCTGATAGTCGGCCGTGAACGTCAGCGCCTTGTTCAATGCGTAGGCGTAATAGGTCTCCAACACGCGCTCCTTCCTGTAGTTGAGCGCGCCGTCGCCGATCAGCGGACCGAGACCGCCGGCCGCAATGAAGTCGCGATGGTCCTGCGACAGGGCGTTGACGGCGCCGGCGATGCCAACGACGTCGTCTGGCCTGCCCCACTTCGTGCCCTTGACCGAGACGCCGCCGGACAGGCTGCGGTCGATGTCGGTGAAGGCCATGATCTCGTTGCGACCGTCGTTCCAGCTCCAGCGGCCGAACACGCCGAAGTCCTCGCTGATGGCCTGTTCGAGATTGAGCGCATAGCCGTATTTGATGCGGCCAGTGCGGGTCTGGGTGATGTCGACGCCGAAGGCGGGGTTGTCCAGCGTCTCGCGATAGCTGCCGGCATAGGCGCTGTTGACGAATCCGAGCGTGCGCAGCTTGCCAGGTTGGCCGAACAGCGAATAGCGCGTCTCGAGCTCCACGACATATTCGCCGCGGCGACCGACATTCATGTCGAAATTGCTCGAGTTGGAGACGGCGCCCATCAGGAAGTAGCCGGCGCGCAGCGCCCATTGCTTCCGGTTGAGCTCGGCGGTGGCGCCA
Coding sequences within it:
- a CDS encoding methyl-accepting chemotaxis protein, whose translation is MRIGKLFALSMLTVTVFAVVLGAEVLIPQTRIFIDRSDAIKRVDAFGAILMVSQQVAGLRAPYISPIFQEGAATQAQTDAATKASKAAEASFESARRTLMVLDDGAVMAENLDRAARRLKEVSTAADRAMSVPLATRDSAVIKGFLPGVAEVIANIEPIMNRLEGKVVNGDSSLAALLSLARTAQDLRVSAGSRAATLSPALSARRPLVPAEFSLMDRMQGRVEADRERIAAGIEQLGHPPRIAAAFKAATDSYFGKAALIVDKEMPAARADGKYDVTADELATVIVPAIQMFYGVRDAALAEASERASAARDGALAMLALAGVAVLALLGTLGGVTMMLRRRVVTPLARLADVIGTLAAGQHEVEIPATGRDDEIGQVAGSLQHFKDSLLAQKSADAAATIEAEAKLKRSQRMDQIAREFEAMIGDVINTVSSASSELEVSAGTLTSAADQSEKVTATVAAASEQASTNVQTVAAAAEEMASSVDEISRQVQDSARIANEAVQQAGRTNDHVGELAKAAGRIGDVVELISQIAGQTNLLALNATIEAARAGEAGRGFAVVASEVKALAEQTAKATGEISQQIAGIQSATEESVGAIKAIGDTITRMSEIASAIASAVEEQGAATREISRNVQQAARGTQQVSASIVDVQHGASQTGSASANVLASAKSLSGESTRLKAEVGKFLDAIRAA